In Paracoccus jeotgali, the following are encoded in one genomic region:
- a CDS encoding MerR family transcriptional regulator, whose translation MSDEYLTIREMCDAFDVTPRTLRFYEARELLAPLRRGQHRLYNRRDRGRLTLILQGKRFGFSLEDMRQLLELYDPRENNVTQLAATIAASRERLADMQRQQEELSAAIGELRDRIGDAEAMLAARQQT comes from the coding sequence ATGAGCGATGAGTATCTGACGATCCGCGAGATGTGCGACGCCTTCGACGTCACACCACGCACGCTGCGCTTCTACGAGGCGCGCGAATTGCTGGCCCCGCTGCGCCGTGGTCAGCACCGGCTGTACAACCGGCGCGACCGCGGGCGGCTGACCCTGATCCTGCAGGGCAAGCGCTTCGGCTTCAGCCTGGAAGACATGCGGCAGCTGCTCGAACTCTATGACCCGCGTGAAAACAACGTCACCCAGCTTGCCGCCACCATCGCCGCCTCGCGCGAGCGCCTGGCCGACATGCAGCGCCAGCAGGAAGAGCTGAGCGCCGCCATCGGCGAACTGCGCGACCGCATCGGCGATGCCGAGGCGATGCTCGCCGCCCGCCAACAGACCTGA
- a CDS encoding MerR family transcriptional regulator has protein sequence MSDTDELTFKEMCARFDVTPRTLRYYEYIELLQPRKEGRTRFYTPREIARMTLILRGRRFGFSLEEIRQWLEIYDKKGDREQYEVWIDMANRQLETLSTQLQETEAAIKDLRNLRDETAEILRRMD, from the coding sequence ATGTCAGATACAGATGAACTGACCTTCAAGGAGATGTGCGCGCGGTTCGACGTGACGCCGCGCACCTTGCGCTATTACGAATATATCGAGCTGCTGCAGCCCCGCAAGGAAGGCCGCACCCGCTTCTATACCCCGCGCGAGATCGCGCGCATGACCCTGATCCTGCGCGGCCGCCGGTTCGGCTTCAGCCTGGAAGAGATCCGGCAGTGGCTGGAGATCTATGACAAGAAGGGCGACCGCGAGCAGTATGAGGTGTGGATCGACATGGCCAACCGCCAGCTCGAGACGCTGAGCACGCAGCTTCAGGAAACCGAGGCCGCGATCAAGGACCTGCGCAATCTGCGCGATGAAACCGCGGAGATCCTGCGCCGGATGGACTGA
- a CDS encoding PaaI family thioesterase, whose translation MSQDGNKTADAPDAETRDRIARQFIEAIPHAAALGMRLDRLGAGEASISMPWNADFVGDPRSGVIHGGVISALMDTCCGAAVLSHPTGARSTATIDLRIDYMRAATTRQAIRAVAVCYHVTRSVAFVRAQAFDDDDENPVAAANGAFTLER comes from the coding sequence ATGAGCCAGGACGGCAACAAGACGGCGGACGCGCCCGACGCAGAGACCCGCGACCGCATCGCGCGGCAGTTCATCGAGGCGATTCCCCATGCTGCGGCGCTGGGGATGCGGCTGGACCGGCTGGGCGCGGGCGAGGCCAGCATCAGCATGCCGTGGAACGCCGATTTCGTGGGCGATCCGCGCAGCGGCGTGATCCATGGCGGGGTGATCTCGGCGCTGATGGACACCTGTTGCGGGGCAGCGGTGCTCAGCCATCCGACTGGCGCGCGTTCGACGGCGACCATCGACCTGCGCATCGACTATATGCGCGCGGCGACGACGCGGCAGGCGATTCGCGCCGTGGCGGTCTGCTATCACGTCACCCGCTCGGTCGCCTTTGTCCGCGCGCAGGCCTTTGACGATGATGACGAAAACCCCGTCGCGGCAGCGAACGGTGCCTTTACGCTGGAACGATAG
- a CDS encoding PaaI family thioesterase, protein MAERNESLPQIKHRRDTALRLLVEGVPYLRWLGIQFDRRGDELTAIMPFDDKLIGNPFLPALHGGATAAFLEITALVELAWSAMWEDMEAGRIAPDAAMPDFMPRLPKTIDFTVDYLRAGLPRDAYARARVVRSGRRYASVQVEAWQDNRARLFAQATAHFLMPQV, encoded by the coding sequence ATGGCCGAGCGAAACGAATCCCTGCCGCAGATCAAGCACCGCCGCGACACCGCGCTGCGCCTGCTGGTCGAGGGCGTGCCCTATCTGCGCTGGCTGGGCATCCAGTTCGACCGCCGCGGCGACGAGCTGACGGCGATCATGCCCTTTGACGACAAGCTGATCGGCAACCCCTTCCTGCCCGCCCTGCATGGCGGCGCCACCGCCGCGTTTCTGGAGATCACCGCCCTGGTCGAACTCGCCTGGTCGGCCATGTGGGAGGATATGGAGGCCGGCCGCATCGCCCCTGACGCCGCGATGCCGGATTTCATGCCGAGGCTGCCGAAGACCATTGATTTCACAGTCGATTACCTGCGCGCCGGGCTGCCGCGCGACGCTTATGCGCGGGCGCGGGTGGTCCGTTCGGGCCGGCGCTATGCCAGCGTTCAGGTCGAGGCGTGGCAGGACAACCGCGCCCGGCTGTTCGCGCAGGCGACGGCGCATTTCCTGATGCCGCAAGTCTGA
- a CDS encoding MATE family efflux transporter, whose amino-acid sequence MAAPPPDLAIASLPAERAVTHRRVLAIALPIVLSNATIPILGAVDTGVIGQLGQAAPIGAVGIGAVILSSIYWVFGFLRMGTSGLVAQAQGAGDAPEAGAHLLRALAIAGMAGLTLILLHPLLFGAAFALAPASDEVESLARRYLAIRIWGAPATIALYAITGWLIATERTRGVLLLQLVQNGLNVALDLAFVLGLGWGVGGVAAATLIAEVSGLLLGLYLCRAALLAAVTGRAGMLARDKLLRLARVNGDIMIRSVLLQGSFTTFLFMAAGQGDTTLAANQVLLQFLSITSYALDGFAFSAEALVGQAVGARRRGMLVRAVQLSSLWAGTGAALLGLSFWLFGGSLIDLLTTAPDVRLVARDYLPWLAAAPVIGVASWMLDGVFIGATLTAQMRRAMIEAVAVYALLLLILPAQFGNHGLWAALMVLNATRALTMLRFYPLALAAATPR is encoded by the coding sequence GTGGCGGCCCCCCCGCCCGACCTCGCCATCGCGAGCCTGCCCGCCGAACGCGCCGTGACCCATCGCCGGGTTCTGGCGATTGCGCTGCCGATCGTGCTGTCGAACGCCACGATTCCCATTCTGGGCGCGGTCGATACCGGCGTCATCGGACAGCTTGGGCAGGCGGCGCCGATCGGGGCGGTGGGGATCGGGGCGGTGATCCTGTCCTCGATCTATTGGGTGTTCGGGTTTCTGCGCATGGGCACCTCGGGCCTTGTGGCGCAGGCGCAGGGGGCGGGCGACGCACCCGAGGCCGGCGCCCATCTGCTGCGCGCGCTGGCGATTGCGGGCATGGCCGGGCTGACGCTGATCCTGCTGCATCCGCTGCTGTTCGGCGCGGCCTTTGCCCTTGCCCCCGCCAGTGACGAGGTCGAGAGCCTGGCCCGGCGCTATCTGGCGATCCGCATCTGGGGCGCGCCCGCCACCATCGCGCTTTACGCCATCACCGGCTGGCTGATCGCGACCGAGCGGACGCGCGGCGTGCTGCTGCTGCAGCTTGTCCAGAACGGGCTGAACGTGGCGCTGGATCTGGCCTTTGTGCTGGGTCTGGGCTGGGGCGTGGGCGGGGTGGCGGCGGCGACGCTGATCGCCGAGGTCTCGGGCCTGCTGCTGGGCCTGTATCTGTGCCGCGCGGCGCTGCTGGCGGCGGTGACCGGGCGGGCGGGGATGCTGGCCCGCGACAAGCTGCTGCGGCTGGCGCGGGTCAATGGCGACATCATGATCCGTTCGGTCCTGCTGCAGGGGTCGTTCACCACATTCCTGTTCATGGCGGCGGGGCAGGGCGACACGACGCTAGCCGCCAATCAGGTGCTGCTGCAGTTCCTGTCCATCACCTCTTACGCGCTGGACGGCTTTGCCTTTTCGGCCGAGGCGCTGGTCGGGCAGGCGGTGGGCGCAAGGCGGCGCGGGATGCTGGTCCGTGCGGTCCAGCTCAGCTCGCTTTGGGCCGGGACGGGGGCGGCGCTGCTGGGGCTGTCCTTCTGGCTCTTCGGCGGCTCGCTGATCGACCTGCTGACCACCGCGCCCGATGTGCGCCTGGTGGCGCGCGACTACCTGCCCTGGCTGGCCGCGGCCCCGGTGATCGGGGTGGCGAGCTGGATGCTGGACGGCGTCTTCATCGGCGCCACGCTGACCGCCCAGATGCGCCGCGCCATGATCGAGGCGGTGGCGGTCTATGCGCTGCTGCTGCTGATCCTGCCAGCGCAGTTCGGCAATCACGGGCTGTGGGCGGCGCTGATGGTGTTGAACGCCACGCGGGCGCTGACCATGCTGCGCTTCTATCCGCTGGCGCTGGCGGCGGCGACGCCGCGCTAG
- the hemF gene encoding oxygen-dependent coproporphyrinogen oxidase — MPEMTAERKQAADWFHALRDTITAAFEGLEDRGPGDRPAGRFQVTPTTRADDGGGGIMSVMRGGRVFEKVGVNWSEVHGKLNPRAQAAMAARGVPGMDRDARFWASGISLVAHMQNPQVPAVHMNTRMFWTPNAWWFGGGADLNPCIEYPEDTAHFHDRLRAACDAHDPGYYDRFKAWADEYFFIPHRGRARGVGGIFYDDLNTGDWAEDFAFTRDVGSAFLPAFLPLAEARMDAPWTEADRDTQLVHRGLYAEYNLVYDRGTKFGLETGHNADAVLMSLPPLAKWV; from the coding sequence ATGCCCGAGATGACCGCCGAACGCAAACAGGCCGCCGACTGGTTCCACGCCCTGCGCGACACCATCACCGCCGCCTTCGAGGGGCTGGAGGATCGCGGCCCCGGCGACCGCCCCGCAGGGCGGTTTCAGGTCACGCCCACGACCCGCGCCGATGATGGCGGCGGGGGGATCATGTCGGTGATGCGCGGCGGCCGGGTGTTCGAGAAGGTCGGCGTCAACTGGTCCGAAGTGCATGGCAAGCTGAACCCGCGTGCGCAGGCCGCCATGGCCGCGCGGGGGGTGCCGGGGATGGACCGCGATGCGCGCTTCTGGGCCTCGGGGATCAGCCTGGTGGCGCATATGCAGAACCCGCAGGTCCCGGCGGTGCACATGAACACGCGGATGTTCTGGACCCCGAATGCCTGGTGGTTCGGGGGCGGGGCGGATCTGAACCCCTGCATCGAATACCCAGAGGATACCGCGCATTTCCACGACCGCCTGCGCGCCGCCTGCGACGCCCATGACCCCGGCTATTACGACCGCTTCAAGGCCTGGGCGGATGAGTATTTCTTTATCCCCCATCGCGGCCGGGCGCGCGGCGTGGGCGGGATCTTCTATGACGACCTGAACACCGGCGACTGGGCCGAGGATTTCGCCTTTACCCGCGATGTCGGTTCGGCCTTTCTGCCCGCCTTCCTGCCCCTGGCCGAGGCGCGGATGGATGCCCCTTGGACCGAGGCCGACCGCGACACCCAGCTTGTTCATCGCGGGCTTTATGCGGAGTATAACCTCGTCTATGACCGCGGCACGAAATTCGGGCTTGAGACCGGGCACAATGCCGACGCGGTGTTGATGAGCCTGCCGCCGCTGGCCAAATGGGTCTGA
- a CDS encoding SDR family NAD(P)-dependent oxidoreductase, which translates to MSSSVEGKTAIVTGAARGIGLAIARSLHLRGANVMFADSDEAALDHEFDRHGDDPRLRRFHADMSQRLSVANLLSATLDAFDGVDILVNAHRMIRRQDPLSVSESDLEEMLRQNLFAGLRLTQIVAKRMILQAEDRDATHMAGAIVNLTTLAAQRPHPDLLAYSIASAAQDQATRAMALALAPYRIRVNSVSFGSVMTTELKAALKDDPGLRERIVKGTPMGRIAESEELAEAVLYLVGDGAGFVTGQIVNVDGGRSLLDPVQAAMF; encoded by the coding sequence ATGAGCAGTTCCGTCGAAGGCAAGACCGCCATCGTCACCGGCGCGGCACGCGGCATCGGGCTGGCGATTGCGCGCTCGCTGCATCTGCGCGGCGCCAATGTCATGTTCGCCGACAGCGATGAGGCCGCGCTCGATCATGAATTCGACCGCCACGGCGACGATCCGCGCCTGCGGCGGTTTCACGCCGACATGTCGCAGCGCCTGTCGGTGGCGAACCTGCTGTCGGCGACGCTGGATGCCTTTGACGGCGTCGATATCCTCGTCAACGCGCACCGCATGATCCGCCGCCAGGACCCGCTATCAGTCAGCGAATCGGATCTGGAAGAGATGCTGCGCCAGAACCTGTTCGCCGGGCTGCGACTGACACAGATCGTCGCCAAGCGCATGATCTTGCAGGCTGAAGATCGCGACGCCACGCATATGGCAGGCGCGATCGTGAACCTGACCACGCTGGCCGCGCAGCGTCCCCATCCCGATCTGCTGGCCTATTCCATCGCCTCGGCGGCGCAGGATCAGGCGACGCGGGCGATGGCGCTGGCGCTGGCCCCCTATCGCATCCGGGTCAATTCGGTGTCTTTCGGGTCGGTCATGACGACCGAGTTGAAAGCCGCGCTCAAGGACGATCCGGGGCTGCGCGAGCGGATCGTCAAGGGCACGCCCATGGGCCGGATCGCCGAATCAGAGGAACTGGCCGAGGCGGTGCTGTATCTGGTCGGCGACGGCGCCGGTTTCGTCACCGGGCAGATCGTCAATGTCGATGGCGGGCGCAGCCTGCTGGACCCGGTTCAGGCGGCGATGTTCTAG
- a CDS encoding class I SAM-dependent methyltransferase → MRFARLALAFDPDASGQTLIIGADGAEDLSLFDPERTLVVESLAHNHHALAQRGFRVATAPEGAFDTVLVTLPRARDAARARIALGAAHLAPEGAMWLDGQKTDGIESIIKEIRTLAGIAEVHSKAHGKIARVSDPTAIPSDWLQDSLSPAPGFITRAGMFSATEPDPGSQLLAAALPERMPTRVVDLGAGWGWLSAQILARPGVQMLHLVEADHAALEAARMNIKDVRAQFHWADARSFRLPDPVNAVVMNPPFHSGRDADPGLGAAFIRAAAGLLTGAGRLWMVANRHLPYEAELSSYFGEVSEIGGDNRFKLLMATGARSRKPR, encoded by the coding sequence ATGCGCTTCGCCCGGCTGGCCCTTGCCTTCGACCCCGATGCCTCTGGACAGACGCTGATCATCGGCGCCGACGGGGCCGAGGATCTGTCGCTGTTCGACCCCGAACGCACGCTGGTCGTCGAATCCCTTGCCCATAACCACCACGCGCTGGCCCAACGCGGCTTTCGCGTCGCCACCGCGCCCGAGGGCGCGTTCGACACCGTGCTGGTGACCCTGCCGCGCGCCCGCGACGCCGCCCGCGCCCGGATCGCGCTTGGCGCGGCGCATCTGGCGCCCGAGGGCGCGATGTGGCTGGATGGGCAGAAGACCGACGGAATCGAATCGATTATCAAGGAAATCAGGACTCTGGCCGGCATAGCTGAGGTTCATTCCAAGGCGCATGGCAAGATCGCACGGGTCAGCGACCCCACCGCGATTCCGTCCGACTGGCTGCAGGACAGCCTGTCGCCCGCCCCCGGCTTCATCACCCGCGCCGGCATGTTTTCTGCCACCGAACCCGATCCCGGCTCGCAGCTTCTGGCCGCCGCCCTGCCCGAGCGGATGCCGACGCGGGTCGTCGATCTGGGCGCGGGTTGGGGCTGGCTATCGGCGCAGATCCTCGCCCGTCCCGGGGTGCAGATGCTGCATCTGGTCGAGGCCGATCATGCCGCGCTCGAGGCGGCTCGGATGAACATAAAGGACGTGCGGGCGCAGTTTCACTGGGCCGATGCGCGCAGTTTCCGCCTGCCCGACCCGGTCAACGCGGTGGTGATGAACCCGCCCTTTCACAGCGGGCGCGACGCCGATCCGGGGCTGGGGGCCGCGTTCATCCGCGCCGCGGCGGGGCTGCTGACCGGCGCCGGGCGGCTGTGGATGGTCGCCAACCGCCACCTGCCCTACGAGGCCGAACTGTCGAGCTATTTCGGCGAAGTCTCTGAAATCGGCGGCGATAACCGCTTTAAGCTGCTGATGGCCACCGGCGCCCGCAGCCGGAAGCCGCGATGA
- the clpS gene encoding ATP-dependent Clp protease adapter ClpS has product MPQDPVHREETELNVKTRPKTQRPPMYKVLLLNDDFTPMEFVVHILERLFAMSHSQAMQVMLTVHRKGVAVVGVFSHEVAETKVAQVMELARRQQHPLQCTMEKE; this is encoded by the coding sequence ATGCCCCAGGATCCCGTCCATCGCGAGGAGACAGAGCTTAACGTCAAGACGCGGCCCAAGACTCAGCGGCCGCCGATGTACAAGGTTCTGCTTTTGAACGACGATTTCACGCCGATGGAGTTCGTCGTCCATATCCTCGAGCGTTTGTTTGCGATGTCCCATTCGCAGGCCATGCAGGTCATGCTGACCGTGCACCGCAAGGGCGTGGCCGTGGTCGGCGTCTTTTCCCATGAAGTTGCCGAAACAAAGGTCGCGCAGGTGATGGAGCTGGCGCGTCGCCAGCAGCATCCGTTGCAATGCACGATGGAAAAGGAATAG
- a CDS encoding D-alanyl-D-alanine carboxypeptidase family protein: MDGRTGKQIHAQNADTRLHPASLTKMMTLYMAFTAIERGQVRLDTRFTVSSRAAAEPPSRLGLRAGQQIELRYLIRASAVKSANDAATAIGENLAGSVPQFAAQMTGMAQALGMRNTQFRNANGLTESGHFSTARDMSTLGRRLFYDFPQYYSIFSRRSADAGIATVRSTNRTFLDNYAGADGIKTGYTRAAGFNLTASAQRGSKRIIATVMGGTSTAQRNAVMADLLDMGFGKAPTRVREVKPEPPQYIVERKSSRKVAAAAAPAAVARSARPAAKASVPAAVAQASVTPASLNSALNEAMALAASAPPATAPPVASGRVASAATPGSTRPPAKPASLASATTATEAAVSEALADAAPAAPPMIGGLATSARPIAAPRARASAPAAAASTASVVAAAATEAAAVPPPPQRAETIVGETFGASSPEPRPVERIARASSSGGQAWAISLGRYKSREQADERLMQLAMQEAELLSGALRHVRESSKGYEATFVGLSKGAASKTCAHVSAQKLRCDVTAP, translated from the coding sequence ATGGACGGCCGAACCGGCAAACAGATCCACGCCCAGAATGCCGACACTCGGCTGCATCCGGCGTCGCTGACCAAGATGATGACGCTGTATATGGCCTTCACCGCCATCGAGCGCGGTCAGGTCAGGCTGGACACGCGCTTTACCGTGTCCTCGCGCGCCGCGGCCGAGCCGCCCTCGCGTCTGGGCCTGCGCGCCGGCCAGCAGATCGAGCTGCGCTATCTGATCCGCGCCTCGGCGGTGAAATCGGCCAATGACGCCGCCACCGCGATCGGCGAGAACCTGGCCGGTTCGGTGCCGCAATTCGCCGCGCAGATGACCGGCATGGCGCAGGCGCTGGGGATGCGCAACACGCAGTTCCGCAACGCCAACGGCCTGACCGAATCCGGGCATTTCTCGACCGCGCGCGACATGTCGACGCTGGGTCGGCGGCTGTTCTATGATTTCCCGCAATATTACTCGATCTTTTCGCGGCGCTCGGCCGATGCCGGGATTGCCACGGTGCGCTCGACGAACCGGACCTTTCTGGACAATTACGCCGGCGCGGACGGGATCAAGACGGGTTACACCCGCGCCGCCGGCTTCAACCTGACCGCCTCGGCGCAGCGGGGGTCCAAGCGGATCATCGCGACGGTGATGGGCGGCACCTCGACCGCGCAGCGCAATGCGGTGATGGCGGATCTGCTGGATATGGGCTTCGGCAAGGCGCCGACCCGCGTCCGCGAGGTCAAGCCCGAGCCGCCGCAATACATCGTTGAGCGTAAATCGAGCCGCAAGGTCGCGGCCGCCGCCGCGCCGGCCGCTGTTGCGCGTTCTGCCCGGCCTGCCGCCAAGGCCTCGGTTCCGGCAGCCGTCGCGCAGGCCTCGGTCACGCCGGCGAGCCTGAACTCGGCACTGAACGAGGCGATGGCCTTGGCCGCAAGCGCCCCGCCCGCCACGGCCCCGCCGGTTGCCTCGGGCCGGGTCGCGTCCGCGGCGACGCCCGGCAGCACGCGGCCGCCCGCAAAGCCCGCGTCGCTGGCCAGCGCGACGACCGCGACCGAGGCTGCGGTGAGCGAAGCCCTGGCCGATGCCGCACCCGCCGCCCCCCCGATGATCGGTGGGCTGGCGACGTCGGCTCGTCCCATCGCGGCGCCGCGCGCGCGTGCCTCCGCACCGGCTGCGGCCGCCAGCACCGCAAGCGTCGTCGCTGCCGCTGCGACTGAAGCCGCCGCAGTGCCGCCCCCGCCGCAGCGGGCGGAGACCATCGTGGGCGAGACCTTCGGCGCGTCCTCGCCCGAGCCGCGCCCGGTCGAGCGGATCGCGCGCGCCTCCTCGTCCGGCGGGCAGGCCTGGGCCATCTCGCTCGGCCGCTACAAGAGCCGTGAGCAGGCGGATGAGCGTCTGATGCAGCTCGCGATGCAAGAGGCGGAGCTGCTCTCGGGCGCGCTGCGCCATGTCCGCGAATCGTCCAAGGGTTATGAGGCGACGTTCGTGGGCCTGTCGAAAGGCGCCGCGTCGAAAACCTGCGCGCATGTTTCCGCACAGAAGCTGCGCTGCGACGTGACCGCGCCCTGA
- a CDS encoding 2-hydroxyacid dehydrogenase: protein MTEANSRLRVAVTRRLPAEVEAQMAARFDVTLNPDDHRLTPEELQTALRDSDVLVPSLSDRLDAAMLAHAGPRLRLIANYGAGVDHIALAEAQARGLMVTNTSGVLSEDTADMAMALILAVTRRLPEGVIAMQSGDWLGWSPTAFLGARIRGRKLGIIGMGRIGQAIAQRAKAFGIEVHYHSRHRLDPETEAALSATWWDSLDWMLTRMDIISVNVAHSPATFHLLSERRLRLLKPSAVVINTSRGEVIDENALTRMLRAGEIAGAGLDVYEHGHEANPRLRNLPNVLLLPHMGSATIEGRNEMGARVIANIEAVARGETPPDLVTGLAR, encoded by the coding sequence ATGACCGAGGCGAATTCGCGACTGCGTGTGGCGGTTACGCGACGGCTGCCCGCCGAGGTCGAGGCGCAGATGGCGGCGCGGTTCGACGTGACGCTGAACCCCGACGACCACCGCCTGACGCCGGAAGAGCTGCAGACGGCGCTGCGCGACAGCGACGTGCTGGTCCCGAGCCTGTCGGACCGGCTCGACGCTGCCATGCTGGCCCATGCCGGGCCGCGGCTGCGCCTGATCGCGAATTACGGCGCCGGCGTCGATCACATCGCCCTTGCCGAGGCGCAGGCGCGCGGGCTGATGGTCACCAACACCTCGGGCGTCCTCAGCGAGGATACCGCCGACATGGCCATGGCGCTGATCCTCGCGGTGACGCGGCGCCTGCCCGAGGGCGTGATCGCGATGCAGTCGGGCGACTGGCTGGGCTGGTCGCCGACGGCGTTCCTGGGCGCGCGCATCCGGGGTCGCAAGCTGGGGATCATCGGGATGGGCCGGATCGGCCAGGCCATCGCGCAGCGTGCCAAGGCCTTCGGGATCGAGGTGCACTACCACAGCCGCCACCGTCTCGACCCCGAGACCGAGGCGGCACTGTCGGCGACGTGGTGGGACAGCCTCGACTGGATGCTGACGCGCATGGACATCATCAGCGTCAACGTGGCCCACAGCCCGGCGACCTTTCACCTGCTATCCGAGCGGCGGCTGCGCCTGCTCAAGCCCTCGGCTGTGGTCATCAACACCTCGCGCGGCGAGGTGATCGACGAGAATGCGCTGACCCGGATGTTGCGGGCGGGCGAGATCGCCGGGGCAGGTCTGGACGTCTATGAGCATGGCCATGAAGCCAACCCGAGGCTGCGCAACCTGCCCAACGTGCTGCTGCTGCCCCATATGGGCAGCGCGACCATCGAGGGGCGCAACGAGATGGGCGCGCGGGTGATCGCGAATATTGAGGCGGTCGCGCGGGGCGAGACCCCGCCGGATCTGGTAACCGGGTTGGCGCGGTAG
- a CDS encoding SH3 domain-containing protein has product MARRAATRAGQSSPALLWRDLGWPARATLIGGAAALLMVVLAPGDARSNTDAGAAQAAVAPQPAPAPLPQIAAPVAPAPAVEPARPTARPAQLAALGAAPQATQPQPEVLRGPVTRLPVPRFVSLKGDEGNVRRGPSLSHRIDWVFRHAGMPLRVVGEFGHWRRVEDRDGAGGWVHYRLLSGVRTAIVQSEMVELRARPDLNAGVIAMAEAGAIVRLGECEPDWCRISGGGAKGWVPKGAIWGVEPGELRD; this is encoded by the coding sequence TTGGCGCGCCGCGCCGCGACCAGGGCGGGGCAGAGCAGCCCGGCGCTGCTGTGGCGCGATCTGGGCTGGCCGGCGCGGGCGACGCTGATCGGGGGCGCGGCGGCGCTGCTGATGGTCGTGCTGGCGCCGGGCGATGCGCGCAGCAACACCGATGCCGGCGCCGCGCAGGCGGCGGTCGCGCCGCAGCCGGCACCCGCGCCGCTGCCGCAGATCGCGGCCCCGGTTGCGCCAGCGCCCGCCGTCGAGCCGGCCCGCCCGACAGCACGGCCCGCACAACTTGCCGCGCTCGGCGCCGCGCCGCAGGCCACCCAGCCCCAGCCCGAGGTGCTGCGCGGCCCGGTGACGCGCCTGCCGGTTCCGCGATTCGTCTCGCTCAAGGGCGATGAGGGCAATGTCCGCCGCGGCCCTTCGCTCTCGCACCGCATCGACTGGGTCTTCCGCCACGCCGGAATGCCGCTGCGCGTCGTCGGAGAGTTCGGCCATTGGCGCCGGGTCGAGGACCGCGACGGCGCCGGCGGCTGGGTGCATTATCGCCTGCTCTCCGGCGTCCGCACCGCCATCGTGCAAAGCGAGATGGTAGAGCTGCGCGCCCGCCCCGACCTGAACGCCGGCGTCATCGCCATGGCCGAAGCGGGCGCGATCGTGCGGCTGGGCGAATGCGAGCCCGACTGGTGCCGCATCTCGGGCGGCGGCGCGAAAGGCTGGGTGCCCAAGGGCGCGATCTGGGGCGTCGAGCCCGGCGAGTTGCGCGACTGA
- the purM gene encoding phosphoribosylformylglycinamidine cyclo-ligase, with protein sequence MTQAKTGLTYAGAGVDIDAGNALVERIKPAAAATRRSGVMAGLGGFGALFDLRAAGYDDPILVAATDGVGTKLRIGIDTGELDGLGIDLVAMCVNDLVCQGAEPLFFLDYFATGKLSVDEAARVVTGIAKGCERAGCALIGGETAEMPGMYHDGDFDLAGFAVGAMERGADLPRDVAQGDVLLGLASDGVHSNGYSLVRRVAQAAGLGWDAPSPFGEGTLGQGLLTPTRLYVKPALAAIRAGGVKGLAHITGGGLTENLPRILPDGLGAEVDLDAWTLPPVFRWLAQAGGIAPDEMLKTFNCGIGMVLVVAPDGADALQHLLAEAGETVHVLGRVTQGAGVEYRGELG encoded by the coding sequence ATGACGCAAGCGAAAACCGGGCTGACCTATGCCGGGGCCGGTGTGGATATCGATGCCGGCAACGCCTTGGTCGAGCGTATCAAGCCGGCCGCCGCGGCGACGCGGCGCAGCGGCGTCATGGCCGGGCTGGGGGGTTTTGGCGCGCTGTTTGATCTGCGGGCGGCGGGATATGACGATCCGATCCTCGTCGCCGCGACTGACGGCGTGGGCACCAAGCTGCGCATCGGCATCGACACCGGCGAGCTGGACGGTCTGGGCATCGATCTGGTCGCGATGTGCGTCAATGACCTCGTCTGTCAGGGCGCCGAGCCGCTGTTTTTCCTGGACTATTTTGCCACCGGCAAGCTGTCGGTCGACGAGGCCGCGCGGGTCGTGACCGGCATCGCCAAGGGCTGCGAGCGGGCCGGTTGCGCGCTGATCGGCGGCGAGACGGCCGAGATGCCGGGCATGTATCACGACGGCGATTTCGACCTCGCCGGTTTCGCCGTGGGCGCGATGGAGCGGGGCGCCGATCTGCCGCGCGACGTGGCGCAGGGCGACGTGCTGCTGGGGCTCGCCTCGGACGGGGTGCATTCCAACGGCTATTCGCTGGTCCGGCGCGTGGCGCAGGCGGCGGGGCTGGGCTGGGACGCGCCGTCGCCCTTTGGCGAGGGCACGCTGGGGCAGGGGCTGCTGACGCCGACGCGGCTTTATGTGAAACCGGCGCTGGCGGCGATCCGGGCCGGTGGGGTCAAGGGGCTGGCGCACATCACCGGCGGCGGTTTGACCGAGAACCTGCCCCGCATTCTGCCCGACGGGCTGGGGGCCGAGGTCGATCTGGACGCATGGACCTTGCCGCCGGTGTTCCGCTGGCTGGCGCAGGCCGGCGGGATCGCCCCGGACGAGATGCTCAAGACCTTCAACTGCGGCATCGGCATGGTGCTGGTGGTGGCGCCCGACGGCGCCGACGCGCTGCAACATCTGCTGGCCGAGGCGGGCGAGACGGTGCATGTGCTGGGCCGCGTCACCCAAGGCGCCGGCGTCGAATATCGCGGCGAATTGGGGTGA